GTTTTTGTCGGTGATGGTGTTTGGGATGTAAAAGCAGCCTATAAGTTGAATATTGCCTTTATTGGAATAGGTGATAATAAATTATCAAGTGTCGGCGCTACCCAAGTAATTAAAGACTTTACAAATTTAGAAGATTTTCCGAAAATATTACAATCCGCAGAAATTCCTAGATTTCCTATGAATACTATCCTCCACATTACCAAACGCCAACAATGGGAACAAGCAAAAAATCTCGGTAAATATCGTGCTGATTCGTTAGAGAGTGAAGGTTTTATACATTGCTCAAAATCAACGCAGATACTCAAAGTTGCCAAGAGATTTTTTCATAATCAAAAAGAATTGGTACTACTTTTTATTGATTCCGATCAAGTACAAGCTGAAATTCGCGATGAACCTGCTGAAATAGGAGAATTATTTCCTCATATTTATGGTGAGTTAAATATTGATGCTGTGTATCAAGTGATTGATTTTGAAGCTGGGGAAGATGGTTTATTTGAGTTACCGCAAGAAGTTATAGATTTAGAATAACGTAGACGCTTCTCTACGAGACGCTATGTGAATGGTCTATGGCAGGCTACCGCAGAGGACACGGAGGAGGAGAGACGGAAAGAATTTAAGCGATCGCTTTTTGGCTAGGGCATTTGCTACATCGAATTTGGGAAAATTCCCTTTTCACTCATCTCAAATTTGAGTAAAAATGAAATTATTTAACAACTAACATCAGATGGTTACTCTTCAACTCAGACAAATTCGAGTTCCACCAGGGCAAAGAATAATACTGGAAAATGTGAGTTGGCAAGTATTTGAAGCAATTCTCAACGAGTTAGGAGAGCATCGCGGGAGTCGAGTAGCATACAGCCAAGGAACGTTAGAAATTATGGCTCCATTACCAGAACATGAGCGATCTAAGGTAATTATCGGAGACTTGGTGAAAGCTTTGCTAGATGAACTCGATCTCAATTGGGAGTCTTTAGGTTCAACTACCTTTAAGCGAAAAGAGATAAGTGCAGGTATTGAACCCGATGATTGTTTTTATATTCAAAACTATAAGCTAATGATTGGGAAAGACAGGATTGACCTAACTATTGATCCTCCTCCTGATTTGGCAATTGAAATTGATGTCACCTCTAAAACCCAAATTAGTGCCTACGAAGCTTTGAGAGTACCTGAAATCTGGCGATATGAAAGCAAAAAGCTAGAAATTAGCTTACTGCAAGGTGAGCAATATGTAAAGTCTCTCATCAGCCCCACATTTCCTACTTTTTCTATCACAGAACTCATTCCCCAGTTTGTGGAAATGGCGCGAACGACAGGAATGAGTTCAGCACTTAGAGCGTTTCGACAATCGGTAAAAGAACAAATACAAGACAGTTAAGGCGAATAGAATAAGACTGTTGCTCAATTAACGGTGGGTTTAGTTTGACCCCTCACCCCTAAAACATTGGTTTGGCGTTGCTTTCCCACCCTGAAATAAATTTCGGGCTAATAGCTCAAGTCCGTTGAAACGGACCCAAATCAGAGTAATGAGGAATAATGGGTTAGACCCCCTATTAATTCGCCAACAGAGTCACAGAATTCGCGATTACACAAACTCTCGTCCGTAAGGTAAAATCAGGGTTTTGCCTGTGTAAACGCGGTTTCTAACTGCCCTTTTAAAGCATTTCCGCGCTTTACTTAAAGAAGGGGAATTAATCTAGAGCAATTGTGACCGAATTTAATTTACAAATCCAAGAAAATAGTGATCGCTTATCTTCTGTTATGGAGGATGCAGCACCTAGCCTACTTCCCTCCACTAATACGATACACTGCATCAACACTAAGAGCGATCGCCTCGACCGCTTCCTTTCACAAGAATTACCAGACTTATCTCGTTCCCGCATCCAACAGTTAATTGAACAGGGTAATGTCCAACTTAACGATCAAGTTTGCACATCTAAGAAGATCAATGTCAAGTTAGGCGATCGCATCACTCTGGAAATACCAGAAGTCCAACCCTTGGAACTGCTTGCAGAAGATATCCCTTTAGATATCCTCTACGAAGACGATCAATTACTTATTCTCAACAAACCCGCAGGTTTAGTTGTCCATCCTGCGCCCGGTCATCCAGATGGCACTTTGGTAAATGCTTTATTGGCACACTGTCCCAATTTACCAGGAATTGGCGGAGTCCAACGTCCAGGAATCGTCCATCGATTGGATAAGGATACAACAGGAGCGATCGCGATCGCTAAAACAGATATTGCCCATCGTCATTTACAAGCGCAACTCAAAGCTAAAACTGCACGGCGAGAATACTTGGGTGTAGTTTACGGTGCGCCAAAAACTGAAAGTGGCACTATAGATTTACCCATTGGTCGCCATCCCCAAGACCGCAAGAAAATGGCGATTATACCTGTTGAACAAGGCGGACGAGTCGCCGTCACTCACTGGCAAGTACTAGAACGTCTTGGTAACTTCACCTTAATTCACTTTCAATTAGAAACTGGACGCACCCATCAAATTCGCGTCCACAGTGGCAAAATGGGACATCCAATTGTTGGCGACCGAGTTTATAGTTCTGGCCATTCAGTAGGGGTAAATTTGCCCGGACAAGCACTCCATGCTTGGCGACTAAAATTGCAGCACCCCCTATCTGGGGAGTTGATTGAGGTGACAGCGACTCCTCCCGCCCACTTTACAAAACTTTTGGAGATGCTCAAAAGACGAACGACACTTTAAGGAACGTGGATTAAATAAAATGCAAAACTTCATCCTGTCTCTAGCTTCCCTTTCCAATATATCGGCTACAGTGTACACACAAGTCGTATCTGCAAGGGTTTCAAGCTTTATAGACCTAATAAATTGTCATTACGAGCGAAGCGAAGTAATCGCATAATCTCGTAGTTAAAGCGATTGTTTGTCTACGACACGCACTCGCGTTCATCGTTCCTCCTCTCTACGAGACGCACTCGCGTTTACAATGACAGGCTTTCGGAGCGATCGCACAATCTATTGCTAGATGACGAAACCAAGTACTAGGGGGAATTTTAAGACTTGTGTGTACACCGTAGCCTTTATAAGGAGAGGGATTGAGGGTGAGGTAAACCAGGGACACCAAAAATCAAGTTGAACCTAATGAAGTTCAGTTCCATCCTTACGGAGCAGATAGCGATCGCTAATCAACTTCAAGACTACTCTACCTATTTCTGGATGCGTTTTCTCAATGACTGGTTGCACAATAACGCCTTCCATGATGCAGTCGGGACTGACTACACTATTGGCATTATTGAATTGAGACACCGCTTCCCAAGTGTAAGCACCGATATAAAGCGCAGGTACTCTCGGCAAAGCAAATTCCTCGCAAAAATCCACAAAATCGCTGTAATTAAGAAAATAACTGCCGCGACGCACAGCAAATATAGCAATTCCAATATTCCCATTATTCAAGCCATATTTGATATCTTGTACGCCGTAGATTTCTCCAAAAATCTGAGTTCCTGGTGGAAGTTTCTGGAAAGCCTCGTTTTCGTTGTAAGCACGAATATAAACTAATCTTTTGTTGACTTCGCTGTTTTTCCAGAAGTAATTATGGCTGCCAATTTTAGTTGTGCCATCAGCATCAACTAAGACAGTGAAGTTAGTTCCGTGCAATTTCTCTGTTACAACAACTTCTTCACCTTCAATGAGGATTAATGCTGTTGATTTTGACAACTTCAACTTTAAAAATACTCATATCTCAATTACAAACTAGTAATTATTTGTTGATAATTTGTCCAAGCTTCCCAGAAAATATAAATTGATAGTATTCCTAGAAAAATACGCAGAACTAAACTCACAGTGTAATCTGGTAGTTTTGGCAATGTGCGAGTACTCATCTGAACGCCTAAAAGACCGCCACATCCTAAAACTATACCTTGAGCAAACAGAATATTTCCCTCTAATGTGTGTCCTGTGCAGGCAGCTAAACCAGTGATGACAATCACACCTAAACTAGTTTGAATTGCTACTTTAATTTCTTCTCCCAATAGCAACATTTGCAAAGGCACCATAATCGTGCCGCCACCTAAACCAAACAAACCTGCTAAAATTCCTGCTGCTCCCCCAGTGCCAATTTTAGAAACTAATGGGTTAAATATTGGGGATGTATTCTCTATTTTCTTAAAGGCTAGTTGCTTACGAAGCTCAATCAGATAGATATTAGTAAGTAGTATGATGCCAAATGTAAAGAGTATTATATAGGATGGAATTTTATTGGCGAAATATACACCTATTCCAGTAGTTAGAAAAGCTGGAATTCCTAAATAGATTACTCGTTTGAAGTCAAAGTAGCCCATCCACCAATTTTGCAAACTTCCAGAGATTGAAGTAATTACAATAGCAAGGCTACTAGTAGCGATCGCCTGAACGGGAGTATAACCTAGTGTGACTAAAAGAGGAATCGTGATAATACCCCCACCTATTCCTAAAAGTCCAGCGATGACTCCCGATATTAAACCCCCACTCACTAAAATCAACCAACTAAAATCAATCATAAATAATTCTTTTTCTAGAGACTGACTTGGTGTGATTAACCTTGTACTATCACCGGATGGCTAACAACACCTCCGTAGAGCAATCCAGAATTATTCCACGGAACTGTAATCGGTTGTGTATTACCTAAATTGTCAGTAGCACGAGCCTGGAGAAAATATTCCCCAGGAAGTGGGTTCCATTCAATGTCCCAGCGTACCCATGCAAATGGAAAATTGGGTTCTCTCAGTCGTGCAAATTGCCAAGTTTTGCCGCCATCCAGGCTGACTTCTACACGTGCAATCTTTCCTTTCCCAGACCAAGAACGTCCACGTAGTAAGTGGGTTTTAGCAGAAAGTGTAGCTGGCCAAGCCAACTCAAAAGCGCTCTTAACATTTTGATAGGTAATCAGCTTACCTTTATATGGTGCGATCGCTGGGTAGTCTGCACCAACTAGCACCATCTGTTCTGTCACCCACTGGGTATATATCGGTGTTTCAGAAACCTCAATCCGCTCAATCCATTTAACGTTGGCGTTTCCTCCCCAACCAGGGAATAAGACACGGCACGGCTGACCATGATCTGGAGGTAATGGTTCTCCATTCATTGCGTAGACGACGAGCGAGTTATCTGCTAATGCTTTGCTAATTGGAACTACATTGCTGAACTTGGATTTATTTGTCTCTTTTGAGTCCAGCGAATCTACATCTGCACCCTCAACGAGTACATCTTTTGCTGTAGATTTCAATCCAGCCCGCTCTAATAACATACCAAGTGGTACACCAGTCCACTCAGCCACACCAATCGCCCCAAGCCTCCACCGTGTTCCAGGAAGTGGTGTGTTGTAAGCTTCTTCAAAGAAGCGCCGACCATTAGCAGCACACTCAATGGCACAAGTGACTGAGACGGATGGCATGGCGATGATTTCATCGTAAGTAAACTCGCAAGGTGCAGAAACACCAGTTCCATGAATTTGCAAACGCCACGTAGACGGGTCAAATGGGGGAGGTGTACTGCGGTTGTGAACATAGAACCAATCGTTTGGTACTAAATAACCACGCCCATACATCGCTTCCCAGTTCATCTCTAATGTGCCTTTGCTATGAGAGATATACCCTGGTGGCAATGGTTTAAGTATTTTGCTGCCTTTAGTTTTAATAGCTGCCTGACTGTGAGCAGACGAAGGTTTAGCTAATCCCCCAATGGCTGTTGCGCCAACCATAGTAGCTAGTATTTTCAGAAAGCGCTGGCGCGAAATACCCGCAGCTGTACTTTTTTGCCAAATACACTGTTCAACCCGCGTTTGTACATAATCCTCTTGATCAAAGAGGTTTTCATCGCTCAAGCTATTACCCCCTTTTAATTCAATACGCTTGGGTTAAAGATTATTGGTCTTTCAAGACGCGATAAATCGCGTCTCTACATGAAAGTTTTGGATTTATTTGAACGGTATGTATTGCTTTTTAATTCGTAATTCGTAATTTAAGATACACAGAATAAGGCTTGATAAAGGAGCAGGGGAGAAGCAAGCGAGCAGGGAGCAGGAAGAAAAATTTTCCCCTCCGCCCCCCGCACCCTGCCCCTCTGCCTCTTTTCAATGCCCAATACCCTAAAAAACTAGCTATTTATGGCTGTCCAAACACCAGTTATCTGATCTTGTGTGTAGTTGGGCAAATAGTGAGCCAATCCGTTTTTAGCTATTTGAGCGATCGCATTTATAAAGCGATCGCAGTCTTCTAATGTATTATATACAGCAAAGCTGGCTCGGATAATACTAGGAATGTTGCGCGTAATTCCTCTGTCTACTTCCTGAGCAATTTCGGAGTCTTGTTCGTCTGAAATATTCTTGAGTTTGCGAATGTATTCATACGTGCAAAAAGCCCCAGCCCGAACGCCAATGCCGTATTCTTGTGCCAGAATCTCTGCTACTAAGCGTCCGTCAAACCCATCAATATCAAAGGGGATAACATGGGCTAAATTATCTCCGGGAATATGCATCTTGACACCAGTAATCATCCCCAGCCGTGTATATGTGAATTCAACTAAAGAGTGTTCATATTGAGCAATGCGATCGCGTCCTACTGCTTCGATAATTTCAATCGCTTTGGCAATGGCGATCGCACCCATTGCGTTTGGTGTTCCAGGATCGTGGGCCCGTTCTGTATAAAAACGCTTGATCTCCAGGTTTCTGGTGATATAAGGCAGGTTTCCACCGCCAATTTGATAAGGGTAGGAGCTATCAAAAAATTCTTTTGGCCCTAGCAAAACCCCGGTTCCATAGGGAGCATACATCTTGTGTCCAGAGAAAGCCACAAAATCTAAATGACATGGGTCATCATCAGCACGCATATCTACTCGTTCATGCTGAATTAACTGACACACGTCAGCAAATATCTTCGCACCATACCGATGTGCTAAAGCTGCAATCTCGTAAATCGGAGGTCTATAACCTGTAATTGTCGAAGCACCTGTAATAGTTACTAACTTAATTTGCTCGGCTTCGGGGAGATTTTGGTGTGCTTTGAAGATATCTTCAATTTCTGCAACACTTACACTTCCATCTGGCTGAGTTCTGTACTGCACAACTTCGTCCCTAGTCACCCAAGGCAGTAGGTTGGATGAATGCTCAATATCAGAAACTAAGATTTTCCCCGGTTTTTTTGCCCAAAGTGTCGCAGCTCCATTAATTGCTTCTGTTGTATTCTTCGCAAAGATTACATAGTTGTCTAAAGATGATCCTACAAAGTCTCGAATGATGTTTCGGCTAGCGTCATATTCTCGTGTAGTGATGATGGACTTTTGCCCAGAACCTCGATGCACGCTGCCATAAGTGTCAAGCATTTCATCGATATGCTGCTTGACAGTTGCAAAGGGAGTGGTTGTAGCTCCATTATCCAAGTTTACGTACTTGACATTGTTTCCGTTGAGAGTTTTAACCTTGAAAGATAGAGACTCTTCTGTAAATAACGGACTGATTTCTTTGTCCCAAAAACTGTCAAAATTTTCTGACAACAGCGATAGTTTGGCAGCTTCTTGCTTGATATTTGCACCCATTGCAAGTATGTCGGTCATCTTTAGCACCCCTATTTTAAAATTGAATTTTTTGGACAAGCCTAACTGCCATAACGCTTTATTTCATGCCACAATCATCTTAATGGCAGTAATCATAGTCTTTATAACTACTTTATTACTAGTGGAAAACTCGGTTACATAAATTATTCTTTAACAAAATGATTAAAAATGGTATCCATATTAATACTTAATTATTATATTTACACTGTTAATAAAAATACAGTGTAAATATTGTTTGTAAGTAGTTAAGTATACTTTAAACAATTTTCTTGTAGTCATTAAACAAACTTGACGCATTGAAGGCAAGTTGAGAGAAAAACCCCTCACGAACTAAACCGATAATTGCTTACTAGAACTGCATTTACCCAGATAAAAGCCAGTACTAAGTTGTGATTACTCTTTAAAAAAGTTTCATTAATACACTTAGGTGTATTATTACTTCTTCAATAACTCTTTATAAGTATTTATTCGTGGTCAGCAGAATTTCCTAACATTCTAGTTCTGGCAGAGGCTCTTAGTTGTTTGCTGACAATTAAATAGCGATTTTCCAGCCGGAGGTAGAGACGGCGATTTATCGCGTATAGAAAACCTAAAATTTTTGCCAGTAGCCCTTAACCCAACCGTATTGTTACAGAATCATCATTGAATAGAAGATACTTGTACTGAGATATATCCTAAGTAATAAATAAGTCAGTATATAAATGTCTTTTTAAGTACATTTATTATTTATTTCTAAAGACAGATGCGGTTTTGAATAATAAAGTATATGTTTAGGCAGTTTTTTCACATAGAAAAACTTTATCAGCCAATACAATTTAGTTCTTAAGAGAACTCCACAAAATAAATGATCCAAAACCCGTTATTGCGTTCGCCCTTGGCGTTCCCGTTGGCGTAGCCTCTCGTAGAGAAGGGTACGAAGCAAAGCAATCGCAGGGATTGAGATTGCTTTGCTTCGCTCTCTACGAGACACTACGCCAACGCAATGACAACTGGGCATTTTTTTACTTGGAGTATTCTAACTATCGGGTTTCTCCTCTCTCTTGCCTATCCTCAAAGATCGCCGGAGTTCCCCTTCTATCTATCCTTGACGGGAAAGAGCATCATAGTGTTATAACGGCATCAGTCTAGATACAAAATGGGGAACACCAATTGATAATTAATTGCTGGTGCTTGGAGAGAGTTAAACTTAGCTTCTAGAGCAAACCCTGATTAGACAGAGTTGATAAGCAATGCTAATGCCAGCACTGCTGAATATTTTTAAGCAGGTGAGTCAAGAGTGATGAATGAAGCTGACACCTCAAATAAGGGGGCTGTGATGGAATCCCTAAATTCTGCTAATTCGCCACAATCAGAACAGGCGAGTTGTCCCTTTTACTCAGTTGTGCCTAATGACAATCATATGGCAGTTAAAAAGCTGCCACTCCTCATGCCAGCTGAAGATACACAATTTTCACAAGATACCACCCAGCAGGACTGGGTTGCAGAGCCGGAAATCGGCAAACAAGCACTTATTGACTCGGAGTTTCAAAACCTGCTGGCATTGAACGAAGAATTACGTGCGGCTAACAATAAATTGTATGAACAAGTGGAGCAGCTAAAAGATAACCTAGCTGAGTCAGAAAAGGTTTTGCAGTGGCAGAAAACGCGCTCCAGCGTTAGTGAGTCAATGCTCAACCAACATACTCAGGAACTCGCTGCCGCTCAAGAACAGATAAAATCTCTATTTCAACAATTAGAAATCGCTGTACAAACTATTCAACGCCAGGAAATTTTCACTGATACTTATAAAGCACAACTGCAAATTAGCCAACAACGCCTTGCCCAGTTAGAGCGAGAATGTACGTTGCTACACACTAACAACAACGAACAGTCTGAGCAGCTATTGCAGTCAGAAAATGTTTGTCGGGAATTACGTACTAGACTGATGCGACAACAACGCCAAACGCTGCAATTTAAAGCAGCTTTGGAAAAATGTCTAGATACATCGGTTCCTAGCTATGACTCCCTAGAGGATGCGGCAAAACATCCTAAAGACATAACTAGTAGCCAAGGAAGATTCTCCAGAAAAGCTCGGTCTTTGTTTCCTAATGCACAGCCAATTAAACCTTGGTCAGCAGAAGCAGAATCCTTGAGTAACGATCTAGATAATTCTTGGGGCGAACCTTCAGCACCAATTCCATTCCAAAGAAATGAAGCCCCACCGACGCCCTCATCTCCTTGGAACTGGACAGTTAAGAAAGACACACCGACACCAACACAACCAGAGCCATCTCCAGAAGTTAATGATTCCCCAAATACAGCGGAAGCTGTTTCATCTTCGTCGGGTTCATCAAATTTAGATCAGCAATTAGATAGTCTAATTCAAATGTTTTTCACCTCCCAGCCCGCATCTGCATCACCACCATCTGCTGCAAAAACGGATGTAGGTGATGCGCCTATCTGGGATACTTTAGCAACAATCTTAGAAGACGATGAGGAACTAGAAAATCCGCAGAAGGAGCAGCTAGAAGCAGAAATTAATCCTCCTGTAACTACCTCCACTTCTTGGACAACTGATTCTGTGCTTTCACCAGCAAATAATTTAGTGGTTCCCTCTACTCCAACTCACACCGAAACGCCAGTTGGAGAAGCTGAAGACTACTGGTCAGAAGTTTCACAATTGACGAGTTTGGAATTGTCAACAACTGATTTGTCTCTAGATTCATCAGGTGATAACACCAATGATGCCAATTCACCTTCACCAGTGGTTTATCCCCAGCGTCCACCCAAGGGGCGTAAGTCATTGGCATCTGTGGAACTACCGAATTTTCGCCCTAAGAGTTAAGAGAGACGCGATTAATCGCGTCTATACAAGAGTTGGGAGTAATAAAGTGACTAATGACTAATTCTTGCTTCTGACTTCGGAATTATGGCTTCTGGGTTGGTTTTTACAACTTGACTGCGCGATCGCGGTTTGCCTGTAGCGATCGCATAATTAATCGCCAATAGCCACAGCCACAAGCCTGGATTCCGGGGTTCTAGCCAAAAACCTACCCGATTCAAGAAACCCTCAAACCACGGACTCAGCAAAGCGCTAACTAGGGCATGACGACCGAAGTTGAAATAACTACCAAGCCATCGCACTAAATCTCTAGGGCCAGCAAGTTCCCAAATCCATAAAAGCAAGGCAGGATTTTTCCTGGCGGCTTTCAGTGCTAGGCGGTTAAAGGTTAACCAATCACACTTATCTTTGATGAAATTATCTGCCACTTCTAGCGGTTCGTCTGCTAACAATCCAAAAAAGGTGTTGAGCATGGCGTTAATCCGTTGCGGTGGTAAAAATTTCCCTGTGGGCACCATCATGCCTTTGGAAAATAGCCAAGTTACGGAAACGTTGCTTTGATAAGCGCGAATTTGGTTCAAGTGTCGGAAACTTAACAAGTCATGTTTGAGAGCAATATCCAACAGTGTTGTTAAACGCTCTAAGTTACGAACTAGGGAACCAAAACCAGTGAAGACCAGGGGAGATTGGAGTGATGCCGCATCACCGATCGCCATCAATCGATCGAAGGCAACTGTGCGATCGCTACTTCCGATACTAAAATGCCCCGGTATATACCCAAATGTCGGTTTCTTCCAGACCAATTTGTCCATATCGCACCTGCGATATTCTGGCAAAATCGTGAAAAAGTCCTCGTACATCTCTAGCAAGGAACCAGGATTTTCAGCATTGACTTCGTGGTAATGAAATAAATAAATCGTCAGTTCATCACCTGCTCCAGGAAACAATTCCCAAATTAACTGCCTTCCCCGCGAAATATCCCCATGACTGTAAAGAACGTCTCCATATTGGGAATCCCATACTCCTGGCTCAAATCCGCTCTCAATTGCTGCTCCCACTGTCGGACAGACACTATCAAAAGCACGACCACCATTTAATTGCCAAGCAATGGGCGATGCAGTTCCCATTGCATCAATTAGCAGTCGTCCACTTACTTGTTTTTCAATCTGACTGGGTAAGTGCTTGACTTTCAAAATGACTTGTGATATATCAATATCTGCACGGATAAATTCTGTTTCATCCCAGATTTCGCCACCTGCGGCTTGCAGCTTTTGCCCACACATTTGGAGCCATTTTTCGGAATCCAAGCCTAAATTTAGGACTGTGGGCGTGTGGAGGACGGGCGATCGCAGTTTGGCTGGATTATTCGCATCAAAAAACTTATTGAATCCATCTTTGTATTCCCTGGCAATGATGGTTTCTAACTCAGCGGGGGTGACTAAACCCAGGTTAACCAAGCTTTGAATCTCATCGCGCGAAATATTCCATTCTCGGTTCATCCGCCCAAAGGGCATTCGTTCCACCAGCAGGACTTTATATCCCAGTTTTGCCATCAGTGCTGCATGAATCGCACCTAATGCGCCGCCGATATAAATGATGTCGTAGTGGGGATTGGGGACTGGCGATTGGGTATTGGGATGATCTTTTTCCCAGTCCCCAGTCCGTAGTCCCCAGTCTCCTTTACCAGAAAACACAACCTGACGCGGCTGCTGCGGATTCCGTACCCCTTCGCGCCATCGTTGTTCCCACCAATAGGCACGTGTGAGGTCATATTCACCATTGGGCATTTTCTGAAAATACTTGACGGTGAGGGGGTAAGCAGACGATAGCGTAGCAAAAATCGATTGCTGGGATAAATCAATCGCTGGCGGTTCTGGGTAATGATGCGGAAAACGGCTTCTGATTTCTTTGGTTAAGTGTCGCAGAATTTGTCCCTCTCCAGGAAAGGGTTGTTCTGCCCAACGAAACACTTTCAGATAGGTAGTTCGTTGCACTGACCAGACAAATACCGAAAGTTCCGCAGGCAAGTTTTCGGAAAGAGCCTTGCCAGCAGGTGTAGTAGCACTAGGTATTTTGAGGCGAAAGCCTTCCGAGGTAAGCAATTTTTCCCCATTTCCAAGTTCAAAATCTGTTTGTAGCCAGCTACGCACAGTTGCCATATCTGGGGTTGGAATTTCTAAATAAAGGATTTCTCTCATCGTTTCCTGACATCTCCGATCAATCTACTCACTAAGACAGATTTTCTTCAGGCACAAAGTAAGGTACACTCCGCCCTATTAGTTTGGTAAAGATTCAGTGAAGAAATTTTAAGAATTTATTGAATTTATTGTTCATTTTGTATTTCTGTAAACCCACGCCATGAATTATCCCATTCCAGACAGTCCCCAGGAAATTTTTGCTCTGCGACAACAGCCGATTGATGAAGAATTAGTTGCTGCTGCGATCGCTGGAGTAATTAAAGTTGTCCGCGCTCAGGGTCAATCTTTGGAAGAATTAACCGCTCAGTTACTAGCAGATGATCCACTGCTGGATCAGCAGCAGCGTCGCTGGTTGAGCCAATTAGTTGCCCAATCATGGGAAAAGTTCTCCTAAAACCTTTTATTATGATGAAGTTTTGGTCGCAGCATGAGATTTCTCTGTTTGCACCTAAATATTAGCGATTACATTTTAGGTATAGAAGCAACAATAGTTATCAATATGAGATTGTTGACATACTCCCCGGCGTGAACGCACGGAGATTCTGGATTAATAAGTAACGAGTAATGAGTAAAAATATTTACTTATTACTTATTACTCATTACTCATTACTCCAAAGCCGTGCTAGAAGCACGGGGCTTTAAACCCATTTTTTCGGTAATTGCTTTGTTATTTTTGCGTTCATGGTACAGAAGCCACTAGATTAACCATATCAGCGTTTTAAATCTCGTTCCCAGTCAGTCTCCGACTGCGAATGCTCGTCGTTGAGGCTCCGCCTCCCTTACTAGCGGCAGAGCCACTTTTGAGTTGCATTTCCCGACTCTGGCTGCTGAAAACGAGGTTTTAAAGGAGTTTCAGCTTAAGTTGACACTAATTAGCAATGCTGTGCCCTATTGTGTATTGCATCCAAACGAGAACAGCTATACACCCTTTTGTCAACTAGCAGCTTTTAAAGCTGCTTCTGCTTGGGAGTGTAACAACAAACCATATTCCAAACCCTCCACCACCGCTTGATAGGAAGCCGCCAAAATATTGTTAGAAACCCCTACCGTCGTCCAGCGTTGACGACCATTACCTGACTCTACTAACACACGAGTTTTGGCCGCAGTACCCGTATGCCCATCGAGAATCCGCACTTTGTAATCTGTCAAATCAAAGGTTGCGATTTGGGGATAAAAGTTTACCAAAGCCTTGCGTAAAGCTGCATCCA
This Nostoc sp. C052 DNA region includes the following protein-coding sequences:
- a CDS encoding DUF952 domain-containing protein; amino-acid sequence: MNTILHITKRQQWEQAKNLGKYRADSLESEGFIHCSKSTQILKVAKRFFHNQKELVLLFIDSDQVQAEIRDEPAEIGELFPHIYGELNIDAVYQVIDFEAGEDGLFELPQEVIDLE
- a CDS encoding Uma2 family endonuclease, which produces MVTLQLRQIRVPPGQRIILENVSWQVFEAILNELGEHRGSRVAYSQGTLEIMAPLPEHERSKVIIGDLVKALLDELDLNWESLGSTTFKRKEISAGIEPDDCFYIQNYKLMIGKDRIDLTIDPPPDLAIEIDVTSKTQISAYEALRVPEIWRYESKKLEISLLQGEQYVKSLISPTFPTFSITELIPQFVEMARTTGMSSALRAFRQSVKEQIQDS
- a CDS encoding RluA family pseudouridine synthase; translated protein: MTEFNLQIQENSDRLSSVMEDAAPSLLPSTNTIHCINTKSDRLDRFLSQELPDLSRSRIQQLIEQGNVQLNDQVCTSKKINVKLGDRITLEIPEVQPLELLAEDIPLDILYEDDQLLILNKPAGLVVHPAPGHPDGTLVNALLAHCPNLPGIGGVQRPGIVHRLDKDTTGAIAIAKTDIAHRHLQAQLKAKTARREYLGVVYGAPKTESGTIDLPIGRHPQDRKKMAIIPVEQGGRVAVTHWQVLERLGNFTLIHFQLETGRTHQIRVHSGKMGHPIVGDRVYSSGHSVGVNLPGQALHAWRLKLQHPLSGELIEVTATPPAHFTKLLEMLKRRTTL
- a CDS encoding RNA ligase family protein → MSKSTALILIEGEEVVVTEKLHGTNFTVLVDADGTTKIGSHNYFWKNSEVNKRLVYIRAYNENEAFQKLPPGTQIFGEIYGVQDIKYGLNNGNIGIAIFAVRRGSYFLNYSDFVDFCEEFALPRVPALYIGAYTWEAVSQFNNANSVVSPDCIMEGVIVQPVIEKTHPEIGRVVLKLISDRYLLRKDGTELH
- a CDS encoding sulfite exporter TauE/SafE family protein yields the protein MIDFSWLILVSGGLISGVIAGLLGIGGGIITIPLLVTLGYTPVQAIATSSLAIVITSISGSLQNWWMGYFDFKRVIYLGIPAFLTTGIGVYFANKIPSYIILFTFGIILLTNIYLIELRKQLAFKKIENTSPIFNPLVSKIGTGGAAGILAGLFGLGGGTIMVPLQMLLLGEEIKVAIQTSLGVIVITGLAACTGHTLEGNILFAQGIVLGCGGLLGVQMSTRTLPKLPDYTVSLVLRIFLGILSIYIFWEAWTNYQQIITSL
- a CDS encoding sulfite oxidase, whose protein sequence is MSDENLFDQEDYVQTRVEQCIWQKSTAAGISRQRFLKILATMVGATAIGGLAKPSSAHSQAAIKTKGSKILKPLPPGYISHSKGTLEMNWEAMYGRGYLVPNDWFYVHNRSTPPPFDPSTWRLQIHGTGVSAPCEFTYDEIIAMPSVSVTCAIECAANGRRFFEEAYNTPLPGTRWRLGAIGVAEWTGVPLGMLLERAGLKSTAKDVLVEGADVDSLDSKETNKSKFSNVVPISKALADNSLVVYAMNGEPLPPDHGQPCRVLFPGWGGNANVKWIERIEVSETPIYTQWVTEQMVLVGADYPAIAPYKGKLITYQNVKSAFELAWPATLSAKTHLLRGRSWSGKGKIARVEVSLDGGKTWQFARLREPNFPFAWVRWDIEWNPLPGEYFLQARATDNLGNTQPITVPWNNSGLLYGGVVSHPVIVQG